The DNA sequence aaagcaaaacaGAAAGCACTTCTTCGATTTCTTTTCTTATTCCTCAAATCGCAAAACAGTTTCTCATTCCGTAACCGAAGCGCTTCTCTTCCCATCGCCATCACTACCACCGACTCCTTCATTCCTCAATCGGGTTCTTGCATTCGCGGTGGTGGTGACGCATGGGATTTGAAGCGATTCTTCAAAACGCTATTCAAGAATCATGATTAACCGTTGATAtagaaaaaggattttttttttttttttgggtgatttTCATCTACCAGTGGTTGGTGAAAGGAGGGAGCTTTTTGTGGCACCGACCAAATTAGGGTTTTGATATTTGTTTTATTCGGAACTTCGGATGACTTATTACGAGAATGACGGTGGTATTGGTGGGGGTGGTCGGAGAGAGGAGGTGGTGCCGGACCTCGCAATCACAGTCCAAGCTGATGAAAACAATGGGGACTATTTGAAACTGAAGAACGGTCCTAACGGCGATGATTCTGCGGTAGGTGCTGTCGTGGTGGAGTCTCCGGCTCCGGCGAGAAGATCCGCCGTGTGTTATTGGGCGAAAATGGTGTTGTTGTTTCTGTGCCTTGGGTTTTTGGCTGTTGTTGTGCTCAAGTGGGTTGGACCCTATTTCATAGACAAGGTTTGTGCATTTTCcttttttatatatactttttatttttaattcttgatATATTATTAATTTCCTAAAATAGTTAACAAAACTGGTTGTTGTTGGATTTGGCTGTGCTATGGGTTTTGGGATTTGGTTTTTTGCTTGCAACATTTTGATTCTGAGATGCATACCATATGTTTGAAATGATGTTGCCTAGCAGAAACCGAAGTGGAAAACTTGATGTGTTGGCGTTCTTTCCTTTTTAAAACTAGTGGTGAATATTATTGATCTTCTGTTAGCTGTTCTCATTGATGCCTTAACTTTTGTTCACAGGAGATTATTCCAGTGATAAATTGGGAGACTAAGACATTCAGTACTCCAGTGCTAACTGTGCTGCTGTTTGCTTCTGTTGCACTCTTCCCAACCATACTCTTGCCATCAACACCTTCTATGTGGGTTGCTGGGATGACATTTGGTTATGGCTTTGGATTCTTGCTAATTATATCAGCAGCTGCAATCGGTGTATCGCTTCCTTTCTTCATCGGCTCAACCTTCAATCATAAAATTGAAGTACATACCTTGTCTTCAACCGGACTCAATTTTCGGTGTTTGCCTCTCCATCTCTGCTAATTAGGatccaatatttttattattcttttttgcaGGGGTGGCTGGAAAAGTATCCAAAGAAAGCCTCTATTCTAAGATCTGCTGGTGGAGGAAGTTGGTTCCATCAGTTTCGGGCAGTTGCCTTGATCAGAATTTCTCCATTCCCGTACATAATCTACAACTATTGTGCTGTGGCAACAAATGTTAAGTACGGGCCTTACATAATTGGATCCTTGGTAGGAATGGTGCCAGAAATATTTGTTGCAATCTATACGTAAGTTTCTCCTGAATAGTAGCTATGAATTCGCCCATATTCTATTTGTTGCATATAGTTAGCTGGATCATTTCTTGAATAACTAGTATTTGCATTCAAAAGTTGTCATGCATCCCTAGCATATAGGGTGAGGTGATCAACTCATGTACGTGCATGCCATACCGTGGATATATGGTGTGTAAGTGGCTTCAATATGAATATGTTACTATGTTGGGGAGAATTGTTATCTCAAGAAAACACAATTCTTTATACTATTCTTTCATATTTAGTAATACTTGCTTTAGCTGGATGGTATGGTATTAAACCTTGCATAATTGACAGGTCTGCGAGTTGCTTTAATGACTATTCACGCATAGATCTATCTTGAATATAGGCCTTTAAATTCTGTTTTGTTTCCTTATTTGTGAGGTGGGTATTGCTTCTGTGTCTGGGTTTTGGGCTTTTGCTTGATCATCTCAATTCCTTTATGCTTCCTACCAAACCCAAGAAATATTTTTAGATAAACAAGTGCATCGTTTAATCTTTGAGCTTCTTCATATGATGTTCTCACATTTGAATCCTCATTGAATTTGATAAGGAATGTATACTGGGTTTGTAAACTGGTATTTATGTCTATGACTTAGATGCTTTATTATAATTGGAGCAGTTACATATTTCTGTTAACAGTTGTTTCCATTCTCATTTAGATGGTAATTAGGACTATCAGGTGGTTTTATATCTCCAACTATTCTATTACTTTGTATGTAGGAGATTGATCCGTTTCTGTGTGTGACTAATGGTCTGTTGTGGAAATCCCGGTTTCCACTGTTTGCcaaattgaaattagaaaataaGATTCTTATCTGCCTGTTCTCCCTTCTGCAATGTTATCTGTCACCATTTTCACCCATGTCCCATGCTATAGCTTGGGTGGCAACTCCGGAAGATGGCAAGTTGGAATTGCAATTTGCAACACGGCAGTATTTAGCTATTCTGTTTCTGTTTTCAATATCATGACTTTGCTTTTTTCCCCTCATTTTGGAAAAGATTAAATCAAAGTAAAGGTTTTACAAATACCTTTCTGTTCTTGTTAACATCATAGATTAGATTGTTTTGGTTCTCATTGGCATAAATACTTTTCTGTTCTTCCCGTTAACCATTTCAAATGCTGGTTTTGTTGTCTATGATACAAACCAACAATGCAAAAAATCTTGACCACTTGAACCAAATTTTCTCTTTTGCTATTTTCGTAGGGGAATTCTAATTCGAACTCTGGCTGATGCTTCAAATGAAAAGCAATCCTTATCTGCAGAGCAAATCATTCTGAATGTTGTTGGCTTCTGTGCAACTGTGGCTACAACGATCATTATAACAGTTTATGCTAAGAGACGACTCAAGGAGTTACAAACGGAGGAAGAACCCTTGTTGCAATAGCCTATAGTAGGGGGTCTATTCATGGATTCATTGTTCCTGCACTGAAGTGAAAGCATATTCTGCTATTGGAAACTGGCTATGGCTAGTGGTGCTCATTGCACTTATGAATGTGGTTTTCAAAACAAGTAGCTTCATTCATGGGAAGGGAGGATCAACCATCAAATGTAATATAATGGGTGGGTATGGTTGACCGTTGATGATGTTTGAGGAACCAAGGATATCAAATTCTCAAGTTAACTTAAACTACTCTAAACTTTACGAGTTACCTACTACTTGAGTTTAACTATTTAAGTTTAGGTGAATTTGAGTTTGATAACCTTGGGGAGGAACAAGCTAACATGACTGACAAGTATTTAAGTTCAGCATTTCCGTTTCTTGTTCCTCTTTATTATAgttctttttttcatttataGAAATTGTTCTCAATGTTGGTGTTTCTTTCTCTCTCTGGCATTGTATATGAATGAAATTCCTGATTTATAGAATGTATCCGAGCTCGGAATGATTTTTCTTTGTaaagcaactatatcaatgattGTTTACTTTCTCATCCACTATCTCTGCAATTGGTTTATTAACATGCAAGTCACAATAATTATTGTCTGCATTGATAAATCACAGCAGCAACTAATACCAAAAGGATAGGGAAAAAATTGATCTTGGGAGGATTTAGAAAGTTTGGTTTAAGACATGTTTTCGGGAGATAAGACTtttttaggaggagatttaaatggtcatgttgggagagaagtggaTTGGGTATGGAGAGTATTCACGAAGGCCATGGTTTTGGAGTGATCAATGCtaagggtaaaactattttgaacTTATCTTCAACTTTTGAttttctcatcgcaaatacatgttttaaaaagagagacgagcattttataacctataagagcggcatgacaagctctcaaatcgattttttcttgttgaggagagtcgaccagaaattttgtattaattgtaaaattatctcgagagagagtttgacaacacaacatagggtgttCATTATGGATTTTTTTTGTTGAGCAAaaattgaggaaaagacatcatacgaagaatccaaggacgaggtggtggcggatgaaagatgaaaaacaaagaagcttcctaagacaaagaagcttcctaagacggatAAGAGAAGAAGCAAAGTGGGATGGGactggaagcgcggaagagacgtggagggagatggcagaagttattagaagaacaacaaaagaaagttttggtgaatctaaaggaataggaccaagagacaaggagtcctggtggtggaatgcgagtgtacaagaaaaaataaaaataaaaagggaatatTTTAAAGAGTGATCTTTATGCCGCAAGACAGATAACTGGAAAagatataaggcggctaagaaagagacaaaagtggctgtaagtgaagtaagaacaagagcatatgagggtctctaccagtctttgggcacgaaagaaggagaaaaatgtatatatagaatcgcaaagagccatgaaagaagaacgagagatttggatcaggttaagtgcataaaggataaggatggagaggtgttgactcaagaggagaagattaatgaaaggtggaagagttacttctacgagttatttaatgagagaaagaagactcttccgagccttggttgGTTATGCACAAggaaagaagatcaaaactttgactactatcgaacgATTCGAGACTTCGACGTAAAAGATGCTCTAAAGCAGATGGCAAATGGCAGGGTAGTAGGacttgataatatcccgattgaggtttggaagggtcttggagaaaaatgtatcaactggttaaccaagctttttaatgagattttaaggtcaaagaagatgcctgatgagtggagaaagagcaccttggtacctatttacaagaataagggggatatacaaagttgcggaaactattgaaggatcaagctcatgagtcataccatgaacttatgggaaagggtgatagaatagaggttgagaaaagagacacaagtaacagagaaccaatttggatttatgccaggcagatctaccactgaagcgatatacctattaagaaagatgatggagaggtatcgtaataATAAAAGGTAtttacatatggtgtttattgatttggaaaaagcataTGATAAGGTACCAagagaggtcttatggaaggttttagaaaatagGAGAGTAATGATCACATATATTCGtgtaattaaagacatgtataatggggtcacaactagtgtgaagaatcaaggtggtgtgacagaggaattttctattggtataggataaTACTAGGGATCATTCTTAAGTCTATATCTTTTCAcgttagtcttggaagtactcacagatcacatccaagagcctgtgccatggtacatgctttttgccgatgatattgtccttatgggagagtcaagggaagacctaaataagaagttggacttatggagagaagctctagaagtgtatggtctgcgcataagccgtagtaagacggaatatatggaatgtaagttcagtctgagaagggaaaaccctaatatagaggtgaagtttggagaaaacatcctacgaaaagttaaaagttttaagtatcttgggtgcatcatacaggataatgaagagattgaacaggatgtaaatcataggatccaagcaggttggtcaaaatgacagagtgcatctggttttatatgcgacaaaaaagtgcctttaaaacttaaaggtaaattctacgACACCGCTATAAGATCGGCTATattttatggtacggagtgttgggcggccaaaGGGGAACACGAACATAACCTGAGTGTggtagagatgaagatgttgagatggatgagtggtcatacgcgattggataaaataaggaatgaagatataagcgAGAGAGttagagtagcacccattgtagaaaagatggttgaatcgcgtctcacgtggtttggacatgtgagaagaagactgatagaacacccagtcaggagggtggatgagatggaagatggataagGGGCGAAAGATAGAGGAAGATCTAAGAAGACCATTTATGATGtgatcaaacgagatctacatgtaaacaatttctctgtagacatgatacatgacagagtatAATGACgacgtttgattcatgtagccgactccacctagtgggacaagactttgttgttattgttgtttgttgttgttggtttgcATATCAAAGTAATAGTAggtaaaacattaaaaaaaaaaaaagataagaaactttcaagattaacaaattttaaaatacaatcaGTTAAGTACAACACAAAACCACACAATCTAGgttgcataataataataaaaaccaaAGCACGGAAATGTTAATTCAGATTCTGAAaacttcattttatttatttagctaTGGAAACGAATATGATATTCTACTTGTCTAAATACTAAATATTGAAGGCTAGCGTGAGAGTTTAACCAATTTGAACTTCATTTAAATGACATCAGTAGgtttaacccaaaaaaaaaaaagtcaatgaaCTATAATTCAAATGGCATAATTTTCTCATATTTACTTAAGAAGTCGTGGGTTCGAGTCTATTTATCTTcgataagaaaaaggaaaaattaccAAAAATAAGATCAGTTGGAATCTAATTGAATTCAGATATATGGTTTAAACtcgataattaataaaaaaagttatcTAAATCGCAAACACAGAGCACACTTGAATTaagttctttttttctttccctttttattttttattttttatttttttcaatggaAATGCACACTTGTATTACtattcttttttttgtttggacCTGACTTGTATTACTATTCTTAAATTCATGTTTCTTCCTATTGCttcaccactttttttttttttttttttttttgggacatgCTTCACCACTTTGATCACACTAGAATCATGTTTGGAAACCATCAAAATAtgatttatcttttcaaaaaagtaTTCTATAAAAAATTATCATGTTTAGGTTAAAAAAAACAGATTATAATCGAAACTAGTAGACTATTTTGAAGCCGTTTTAAGCTAAAAGACAATTTATAAGCAAGTCTAATATTTTGAAGCTTATGATATAAGCAAAAGCTTATTATTTTGAATTGCAATAATTTTACCCATTTGATTTTAAGTATcagataacttttttttttcatacataCCAAATACATAATAGATTATCACAAAATAACTTTTCAGTtaaaatatccaaatataaactaattgttacataattcattattttaaaaagcAATTATACAAATAAGAATTATTGAAGTAACTTTaacttttcagattatcaaaaaaatatttttcttacaacGGAAATAATTCAATCATTTAGATCCAAAACACTTAAATGCATTAAATAATGATTTGGtatgactaattttttattatgcaaTTGCAAGTCACATTCTAACTACTACACATTCCGGTTAAAAAGGTCTTTAACGGAACGGATATTTTGAAGAAAGTTGAATGACTTAATCAAACGTTTGCAACAAAATGTAGTTTGCAAATTTGAATTGTGAGTTTGTCATAATATAATttatgtttaataattttttatatcaaaatatattataataaaccaaatattatttaaattatattattcaaaattatttttaaataaaaaattactaaaaaacataaatttaattaataattattttatattatcttattattttattttaaatatttaaataaattctattaatcaattttataattaaaaaaataatatatgaacaACCCAATGGTCTAATATGTTAATGTAAATgagttattaaattaaattataaaacactaataaagtatataaaagataatataatatgttatatAAAATGAGTACATAAAAACACTATTATTTCTCCTATATGTAATTCATAATTTAATTCCTAAATTCAGTTTTAAACGCAATCCATTTCTGTGGAAGAACTAACAATTAAAACTTTGATAAGATCTTTTCGCCAACATGACTATCTTCTTTTGCATCAAGAAGATTTGTATGTTCATATAGattaaatttagaatattttctgataaaataataaatagctATTTGTTCATACCATGATTTAAAGTTAAAGTTATGTCCTAACTAAACTAATCCAATTTTACAAAGGAATTATAGAAGCCCAACAGATTCAACCATATTATTCCAGTTAGCCATATAGATCAATCCACTCAATCTACTCGAGGAATGGGCGCCATACCCTGTGCCTTATCCGACTTGCATGGCAAGTAAGACCTTGTCAAACACTACTTCAGATACTATTCACAGTCCGACCACGACCACAAAGTGGGATAACTTCCCAAATATTGAAGAAGAAACTACCCACTATCGTAAGTGGAAAGACTTAGAAGTGATGGCTAACTCATCATCTACATCTATGAAATACCGCATCAAATTCAGGTATTTCTCAATCCCAATTCACTTAAGTGTATTTTAAACCTTTGATAATTTAAGCATCAAAGTCCCTTGCAAGTACCCCACCACTGTCTATGTGAGGACGTTGGACAATCTTCCATCCCGAAGAATAAGTCAGTTTCTTCACCCAAAGGAGTCTAAACCTTATCTTTGGACCCAAATCCACCTTGGTTTCAGGTATTACCTCGGAATATTAGCGCCATTGACGAAGACATAGAGTTTGATCTTTGAAAAATGGCAAACAACCTACAACAAGATGGACACATTGCGtttgatttaggatttaggatggAGACCATCATAATGATGATTGAGCACTCTCTATCCATCGCGACgctaaaagaaataaaagggaaTAAAGAGGTCCAAGAGTAAGTTCCCAGATACATATCCCAAAAAGATCTGGAGAAAGGAATGTGACTGAGATCATGGGACTTGTCCACGGTCATCAAGACCGGCTTGAGCAATTAGAAGTTGAGTTGGAGTGACAGCAAGAGTTCGAACGACAACTTCAGAGGAAGCTACACAATTGCAAAGAACTCAAAGAAATGATAAGGAAGCTAGAGGCTGACTAGAAAGGTAAAAAGTGTCAGGAAGATCACGACCCattgatgcctaggcatctttagtaatttttatatatctttttgaatggttttcttaggtttaactcaaaatttttatgtttttagtgAAGTTTTTATGACTAATTGTATGTTTGGAGTTGTTTTAAGGTACTCAggagaaaaataaacaaacacaaaaaaaaatacaagattAAACTCCCAGGAGAGGAAGAGAAGCTGGCGCCATGCTTTAAGGATTTCAAGCTCGACGTCAGCCAACCAAGGGAAAGAAGATTGCATTCTCTTTGATCTTGAAATAGAGAAGATGCTTGTACAATTAAGGAATAAATCAAGGGCTAGGAGAGAAGAGGTAGATAGAATGGTAGAGGATAACAACAATATGAGGACACTTGGTGATTACACCACACCCACCACTGATATCCCAGGAAATATCATAGTGAGGCCCACCATttaagcaaataactttgaactaaaatcCTCACTAGTCCAATTGGTACAGTGAGACCAATTCGGTGGTAGCCCCTAAGAGGGTCCTAATATCCACATAGCTAGTTTTCTACAACTATGGGACACAGTAAAAAGTAATGGAGTTAGCTCCCGAAGTCAGTAACCAAGAGGTAGAGGTTATCAAAGAAGAGCCAAAGGGAGTAAAAATCACATCGAAAATTTCTTTAGAAATCTCCCTtactaagtcaccatccaacacaccTTTTGAGTGGGTAACCCTTTCTACTAAGAACCTTCTTGGCCTACATCAATATTCTTTGTTGGAAACGGATGATTAACTTCGAGTTTTTTTGTGAATTGAAGAGTAAGAAAGAGTCAGTTATTGGTTGACAACACGAACCAAGGCTCGTGGTGGAAGAAAAATCAAGATTTGAGTTCCGGAGGTGATGTAAGGCTCAAATTAAGGAATCTCGAATGAGGATTTGGAGCTTAAAGGAGAACTCAGACTTTTTGTCAACCCAATTGAAGTATCAAGATAAACAAAAAGGTGggtggacatacaaagtttgggACCCCGACATACAATTCAACAATTAACAATTTGGggactctttacttttcttaaaATCTTTCGAAGATTGGTGCTAGTAATTTAGGATCCGGGAGAATATTAAATGTCCAAGCATTAGTGGGAATTTagggatgaatttaagcacaagccgaCATGACAAGAGCCTCGCCAACCGtttaacttaaggacaataaacaaaagtgttaggtgggagacaccctaccatggtaaaatctttcaaacctcacttttttttatcattcttgtAAATATTTCTCTTCTTTGATAGCTTAATctaatagatttttatttttaattgcatgTTTAATTGGTAGAAATAGTTTTTGGAGGTTGAAAATCTTATTAGAAGTCGCGTTTGAAAAAAAGCTcctttttgttcataatttttttcatattttgattctctttttcattgtattTGTTAAAGTTTTATGTTAATTTGGGGTTGAATTTACTTTTAGAATGTAAAAATTTAGGTTTAAAAACCTTTTTTATGCTTAGATGGTTCATatgtttaaaaagaaaagaaaaaacaaagggAAGAGATCTCGCGTGCACGAAGGGTGGCAGTGTAAAAACATTGTGCACGCGAGGATTTCTTGCTTGTGCGAGCCCCTCGTTAGTTTTGAAAAACACTCTAGCCACACTTCTCTTTCCCTATCTTCCTCAAATGCGTAGCCACCCTCATCCTCTGTGCGCGCCGCAACCACCCTCCTCACAGCCACCATTATCAACGCTcatcaccaccatcatcatcGACCACCACCTTCCTTATTTTTtatcgggtcgtccaagtaatacctcaggtgagtgagggtcg is a window from the Arachis hypogaea cultivar Tifrunner chromosome 1, arahy.Tifrunner.gnm2.J5K5, whole genome shotgun sequence genome containing:
- the LOC112803263 gene encoding uncharacterized protein yields the protein MTYYENDGGIGGGGRREEVVPDLAITVQADENNGDYLKLKNGPNGDDSAVGAVVVESPAPARRSAVCYWAKMVLLFLCLGFLAVVVLKWVGPYFIDKEIIPVINWETKTFSTPVLTVLLFASVALFPTILLPSTPSMWVAGMTFGYGFGFLLIISAAAIGVSLPFFIGSTFNHKIEGWLEKYPKKASILRSAGGGSWFHQFRAVALIRISPFPYIIYNYCAVATNVKYGPYIIGSLVGMVPEIFVAIYTGILIRTLADASNEKQSLSAEQIILNVVGFCATVATTIIITVYAKRRLKELQTEEEPLLQ